In Nitrospirota bacterium, a single window of DNA contains:
- the galE gene encoding UDP-glucose 4-epimerase GalE, translating into MIFVTGGAGYIGSHTCVELLDAGCDITVFDNFSNSHPEALARVERITGKTLRLVQGDIRDRAALVTALKKSGANAVIHFAGLKAVGESVTQPLTYYDNNVVGTLRLLEAMDECGVKTLVFSSSATVYGDPIRLPLTEDHPLSATNPYGRTKLMIEEILRDLHRSDTSWKLAILRYFNPVGAHASGLIGEDSQGIPNNLMPFVAQVAVGRLASLNVWGNDYSTPDGTGVRDYIHVVDLALGHLKALKALERLETKTDCLTVNLGTGTGYSVLDIVQAFESASGRPVPYTIAPRRPGDIASCYADSQRAFELLGWRAERGLGAMCADAWRWQSGNPAGFKS; encoded by the coding sequence ATGATTTTTGTTACAGGCGGCGCCGGTTATATCGGGTCCCATACCTGCGTGGAACTGCTCGACGCAGGTTGTGATATCACAGTATTCGATAATTTCTCGAATAGCCATCCCGAAGCGTTGGCGCGAGTGGAACGGATCACGGGAAAGACACTGCGCCTGGTACAGGGCGACATCCGCGACCGTGCCGCGTTAGTGACAGCTTTGAAGAAAAGTGGAGCCAATGCGGTGATCCATTTTGCCGGTCTCAAGGCTGTGGGGGAGTCGGTCACACAGCCGCTGACCTACTATGATAACAACGTGGTCGGCACCCTGCGCCTGTTAGAGGCGATGGATGAATGTGGCGTGAAGACTCTCGTCTTTAGTTCCTCTGCCACCGTCTATGGCGACCCGATCCGGTTGCCGCTTACCGAAGACCATCCGCTCTCCGCCACGAATCCCTATGGCCGCACGAAGCTGATGATTGAGGAGATTTTGCGGGATCTGCATCGCAGCGATACGTCCTGGAAACTGGCCATTTTGCGCTATTTCAATCCGGTGGGCGCACATGCCAGCGGCTTGATCGGAGAAGACTCGCAGGGCATCCCCAATAATTTAATGCCTTTCGTGGCCCAAGTGGCAGTCGGTCGACTCGCCAGTCTCAATGTGTGGGGAAATGATTATTCCACTCCCGACGGGACCGGTGTGCGGGATTACATTCATGTGGTGGATCTGGCCCTGGGCCACCTCAAGGCCCTCAAGGCGCTTGAGCGTCTAGAGACGAAGACCGACTGTCTGACGGTGAATCTTGGCACTGGTACGGGCTATAGCGTGCTGGATATCGTGCAGGCGTTCGAGAGCGCAAGCGGGCGGCCAGTCCCCTATACGATCGCGCCTCGGCGGCCCGGAGATATTGCGTCCTGTTATGCCGACTCCCAGCGGGCATTTGAGTTATTAGGCTGGCGAGCCGAACGTGGGCTTGGTGCGATGTGTGCCGATGCCTGGCGCTGGCAGAGTGGTAATCCGGCTGGGTTCAAGAGCTGA
- a CDS encoding alkaline phosphatase family protein, producing the protein MYWKLVLGSIALPLAMGACALSAASTLNSGVPHLPRPDHIVLVIEENHSYSQIIGSPDAPYINELAAQGALFTQSFGATYPSQPNYLSLFSGSTQGISDNSCPQTFTTANLGHAVLSAGLTFVGYSEDLPEAGSLICSIGLYARKHNPWINWQDSPANGLPATINLPMTSFPADFNRLPTVSIVVPNQINDMHHGKNPEAIQNGDRWLQGHLKAYVQWAQQHNSLLIVTWDEDNKTENNRIVTLFIGPMVQAGRYDQKISHHNVLRTIEDLYGLSHSGASADVAPITTIWKLQPRP; encoded by the coding sequence ATGTATTGGAAGCTTGTCCTCGGATCCATCGCTCTGCCTCTTGCGATGGGCGCATGCGCCCTCTCTGCGGCCTCAACGCTGAACAGCGGTGTTCCTCATCTCCCCCGACCCGATCACATTGTCCTGGTGATTGAAGAGAATCACTCTTATAGCCAGATTATTGGTTCGCCCGATGCGCCGTACATCAACGAGCTGGCAGCACAGGGCGCGCTGTTCACGCAGTCCTTTGGCGCTACCTACCCGAGCCAACCGAACTATCTCTCGCTGTTTTCCGGATCGACACAAGGCATCTCCGACAACTCCTGCCCCCAGACTTTCACGACTGCCAATCTCGGACATGCAGTGTTGTCAGCGGGGCTGACGTTCGTCGGCTATTCCGAAGACCTGCCGGAAGCCGGTTCGCTCATCTGCAGCATAGGACTCTATGCACGCAAACATAATCCCTGGATCAATTGGCAAGACAGCCCAGCCAATGGACTTCCCGCAACGATCAATCTGCCGATGACCAGTTTTCCTGCAGATTTCAATAGACTCCCTACTGTGAGCATCGTCGTGCCGAACCAGATCAACGACATGCACCACGGAAAGAATCCCGAGGCGATTCAGAACGGCGATCGTTGGCTCCAAGGACACCTGAAGGCCTATGTCCAATGGGCGCAGCAGCACAACAGTCTGCTCATCGTGACCTGGGACGAGGACAATAAGACCGAGAACAATCGAATCGTGACCCTCTTCATCGGCCCCATGGTCCAAGCCGGCCGCTACGACCAGAAGATCTCTCATCACAACGTCTTGCGCACGATCGAAGACCTCTACGGCCTATCCCACTCCGGTGCAAGCGCCGATGTAGCCCCCATCACAACGATCTGGAAGCTCCAGCCCCGTCCATGA
- a CDS encoding GNAT family protein codes for MAPFPTLRTERLLLRQFQLRDAPEVQRLAGVKEVAAGTFLPHPYPDGTAEQWIASQQEEFDANTLVNFAIVLLTQEILIGSIGLAIVAEHQHARMSYWLGLPYWNHGYATEAVQAVLAYGFTQRALHRIYAPHFSNNPASGRVLQKVGMTYEGRMREHYRRFGEFVEVELYAMLEQDFHQR; via the coding sequence ATGGCCCCCTTCCCTACCCTCAGAACTGAACGGCTCTTGCTCAGACAATTTCAGTTGCGCGATGCGCCAGAGGTACAACGGCTGGCCGGAGTGAAAGAGGTCGCGGCCGGCACGTTCCTCCCCCATCCCTATCCCGATGGCACCGCCGAGCAATGGATCGCGAGCCAGCAGGAGGAATTCGACGCCAATACGCTCGTCAACTTTGCGATCGTGCTCCTCACGCAGGAGATCCTGATCGGGTCGATCGGATTGGCTATCGTTGCCGAGCACCAGCATGCACGCATGAGCTATTGGCTTGGCCTGCCCTATTGGAATCACGGATATGCGACGGAAGCGGTACAGGCGGTGCTCGCCTACGGGTTCACCCAGCGAGCGCTGCACCGGATCTATGCCCCACACTTCTCGAACAACCCGGCATCAGGCCGGGTGCTTCAGAAAGTCGGCATGACATACGAAGGCAGGATGCGGGAACATTACAGGCGTTTCGGTGAATTTGTGGAGGTTGAACTGTACGCGATGCTTGAACAGGACTTCCATCAACGCTGA
- a CDS encoding class I SAM-dependent methyltransferase, producing MSQIDFTEKLAEGFGAYNTKVGQWWVDQTRNAAHAAAYTNIASLVAKCAKKESGLIIDYGCGSGLLMKQLVDLLPAWDFLGIDGSKLMLREAEAWARTTRKGRPVPIEFRRAQLPDFSVSRPKADIIAFTFPNIVAVPSERRQFEALFPKDRALAGLLAMKQEGEVEDVENLYDSLFMSRVVSRNLRLLLRKGGLCVRADYSQAGRRDLKRFDQLSTKFEEGSLNAKQSHLQPQKFFTLLSSVYYPSAVILDVYEQTKDPDYLEGGYLVSILKAM from the coding sequence ATGTCACAGATAGATTTTACGGAAAAATTAGCTGAGGGGTTTGGGGCCTACAATACAAAGGTCGGTCAATGGTGGGTGGATCAGACGCGCAATGCGGCGCATGCGGCTGCGTATACGAATATTGCGAGCCTGGTGGCCAAGTGCGCAAAAAAGGAGAGCGGTCTGATCATCGATTACGGATGTGGCTCCGGCCTCCTGATGAAACAGCTCGTCGATCTGCTTCCGGCCTGGGACTTCCTTGGCATCGATGGTTCGAAATTGATGCTGCGTGAGGCGGAGGCCTGGGCTCGTACCACACGAAAGGGCCGCCCCGTACCCATCGAATTTCGCCGCGCACAGCTGCCGGACTTCTCCGTGAGCAGACCAAAGGCCGACATCATTGCCTTCACCTTTCCCAATATCGTGGCAGTCCCCAGCGAGCGTCGTCAGTTTGAAGCGCTCTTCCCCAAAGATAGGGCCCTCGCTGGTCTGTTAGCGATGAAACAGGAAGGGGAGGTGGAGGATGTCGAAAATCTCTACGACTCCCTGTTCATGAGCCGCGTGGTGTCGAGAAATCTGCGCCTCCTATTACGAAAGGGAGGCCTCTGTGTGCGCGCGGACTATAGTCAAGCCGGGAGGCGGGACTTGAAGCGCTTCGACCAATTGTCGACCAAGTTCGAGGAAGGGTCGCTGAACGCGAAACAGTCTCATTTGCAGCCGCAAAAGTTCTTCACATTGCTCTCGTCGGTCTATTACCCGTCGGCAGTCATTCTGGATGTGTATGAGCAGACCAAGGATCCAGACTATCTTGAGGGCGGTTATCTGGTCAGTATCTTGAAAGCGATGTAG
- a CDS encoding Crp/Fnr family transcriptional regulator, translating to MIHTAMNLGDHRYCTALSSCFRGKLCDQLMNRPGRLVAKGQPVYGLGDPAQSVFFLRQGLVKLTSMTEDGRESILRLHQVGDVFGDLCHCTGERREQAVAMEDCDIVELNFDEFIAHLQGNRPAFLLFLSNVAQQLSSAYEQIQTLSFSSTMERLVRTLSRLADEFGVPEGEWIKLTHYFRQDDLAQMIGARREVVSTLLNQLRDEGLITYVRKDGLLLRRAGLDGYLLSSGKSSASLK from the coding sequence ATGATTCACACGGCGATGAATTTGGGCGACCATCGGTATTGCACCGCGTTGTCGAGCTGTTTTCGGGGCAAGCTCTGCGATCAACTCATGAACCGGCCTGGACGGCTTGTGGCGAAGGGGCAGCCGGTCTACGGACTTGGCGATCCGGCGCAAAGTGTGTTCTTCCTTCGGCAGGGCTTAGTGAAGCTCACCTCCATGACCGAGGATGGGCGCGAGTCGATCTTGCGCCTGCATCAGGTCGGCGATGTCTTCGGCGACCTTTGTCATTGCACGGGCGAGCGGCGTGAACAAGCGGTTGCGATGGAGGATTGCGACATTGTCGAGTTGAACTTCGACGAATTTATTGCTCACCTCCAGGGTAATCGTCCGGCGTTTCTGCTGTTTCTTTCCAATGTGGCGCAACAACTCTCCTCGGCCTATGAGCAGATCCAAACGCTGTCGTTCAGCAGCACGATGGAGCGGCTGGTTCGGACCTTGAGCAGATTGGCCGATGAGTTCGGTGTTCCAGAGGGCGAGTGGATCAAGCTGACCCATTATTTTCGCCAAGACGACCTTGCGCAGATGATCGGTGCGCGCCGTGAAGTCGTGTCGACCTTGCTGAATCAATTGCGTGATGAGGGGCTCATCACCTATGTACGTAAGGATGGACTGCTGTTACGTCGAGCCGGCCTCGACGGCTACCTGCTATCCTCCGGAAAATCCTCTGCCAGTCTCAAATAA
- a CDS encoding response regulator, with the protein MLIRVRVEFEGGASGHEVNGEGHSTDLNVTGCSVESTQVLAPGNYLTLRIYLLDSAQPVNVTLARVRWTNGTSFGVEFIQLPHNDQLRLNDLTLDTLEDETTSIPQAPLNPQAVPYTILVVDDDPAMRHLCAIMLARDGFKVIEASGSTEAMAICTTHVGDIHIALVDVMLQPPAFQVRAEKIACARVHGHTLAMGLTATRKELRTIMMSTNSKASLANNGIDLSDVPFLLKPFSHEKMIAVIRQQLESRTNSVAP; encoded by the coding sequence GTGCTTATCCGTGTCCGTGTCGAATTCGAAGGAGGAGCCTCCGGCCATGAGGTCAACGGCGAAGGCCACTCCACTGACTTGAATGTCACGGGATGTAGCGTGGAGAGTACTCAGGTCCTCGCCCCTGGCAACTATCTGACCCTTCGCATCTACCTGCTCGATTCAGCTCAACCGGTGAATGTGACCCTGGCGCGAGTGCGCTGGACCAACGGCACCTCGTTCGGCGTCGAATTCATTCAGTTGCCGCACAACGACCAACTTCGCCTCAATGATTTGACCCTGGACACCCTCGAAGACGAGACCACGTCGATACCACAGGCGCCTCTCAATCCTCAGGCGGTTCCATACACAATCCTGGTCGTTGACGATGATCCAGCCATGCGCCACCTCTGCGCCATAATGCTGGCACGAGACGGATTCAAGGTGATAGAGGCCTCGGGGAGTACGGAGGCCATGGCGATCTGTACGACCCATGTGGGGGATATTCACATTGCATTGGTCGATGTAATGTTGCAGCCGCCAGCTTTTCAGGTAAGGGCGGAGAAAATCGCTTGCGCCAGGGTGCACGGCCACACCCTGGCGATGGGTCTCACGGCCACGCGCAAGGAACTCCGTACGATCATGATGTCGACCAATTCCAAGGCATCACTCGCCAACAATGGCATCGACCTGAGCGATGTGCCATTTCTCCTCAAACCGTTCAGCCACGAAAAGATGATTGCCGTTATCCGGCAACAATTGGAGAGCCGTACAAACTCTGTGGCTCCGTAG
- a CDS encoding TIGR03862 family flavoprotein — MKIAIIGGGPAGLMAAEVARAAGVEVDLYDAMASVGRKFLLAGKGGLNLTHSEPSEKFLSRYGARRAQVEPLLASFGPDALLAWVRGLGIETFVGSSGRVFPKDLKAAPLLRTWLRRLRQSGVRFHMRHRWSGWDAQGAPCFVTPEGNRSVQADAVVLALGGGSWPKLGSDASWVPLLAGRGLQIAPLQPANCGFNVGWSEHFRTKFAGQPVKSVAIILRSDAGAESWHPGEFVITETGVEGGVIYSVSAALRDEILAKGVATLRLDLAPDRDVPRLTHDLSRPRGKRTMATHLQRQAHIEGVKAGLLREVVSKEDFADPARLAATIKSLPLRLVTPRPLEEAISTAGGVPFEALDRRLMIRKLPGTFCAGEMLDWEAPTGGYLLTACFATGQAAGAGAVAWLNNRGEG, encoded by the coding sequence ATGAAAATTGCCATTATTGGGGGTGGACCGGCTGGGCTCATGGCTGCGGAGGTGGCACGTGCCGCAGGGGTAGAGGTCGATCTCTATGACGCCATGGCGTCGGTCGGTCGAAAATTTCTCCTGGCTGGAAAAGGCGGCCTCAATCTCACGCATTCGGAGCCTTCTGAGAAATTTCTCTCACGCTATGGTGCGCGTCGAGCCCAGGTCGAGCCCTTGCTCGCGTCATTCGGGCCTGATGCCTTGCTGGCATGGGTTCGCGGTCTTGGCATCGAAACATTTGTGGGCTCATCGGGGCGAGTGTTCCCCAAGGATTTGAAGGCCGCGCCGTTGCTGCGTACATGGCTTCGCCGCTTGCGACAATCCGGTGTGCGATTCCATATGCGCCATCGGTGGTCCGGCTGGGATGCGCAGGGGGCTCCATGTTTTGTCACGCCAGAGGGAAACCGTTCTGTTCAAGCCGATGCCGTAGTATTAGCGCTCGGCGGCGGCAGTTGGCCGAAACTTGGCTCTGATGCGTCGTGGGTACCGTTGCTGGCAGGACGCGGCCTTCAGATCGCGCCCTTACAGCCAGCAAACTGCGGGTTTAACGTGGGCTGGAGCGAGCATTTCCGAACGAAGTTCGCCGGACAGCCGGTTAAATCGGTCGCGATTATCCTGCGGAGTGATGCCGGAGCCGAGTCCTGGCATCCAGGCGAGTTCGTCATCACGGAGACCGGTGTAGAGGGTGGCGTGATCTACTCAGTATCCGCCGCGCTGCGCGACGAGATTCTGGCGAAGGGCGTAGCGACATTGCGTCTCGATCTGGCGCCTGATCGCGACGTGCCGCGCCTGACACACGACTTATCGAGACCGCGTGGAAAACGCACGATGGCGACGCATCTTCAGCGACAGGCCCACATCGAAGGTGTGAAGGCAGGGCTGCTTCGTGAAGTGGTGTCGAAAGAGGATTTTGCAGATCCGGCTCGGCTGGCCGCCACGATCAAATCACTACCACTGCGCCTGGTGACTCCGCGTCCGTTAGAGGAAGCGATCAGCACGGCTGGTGGCGTTCCTTTCGAGGCACTCGACAGACGATTGATGATCCGCAAGCTTCCAGGGACTTTTTGCGCGGGAGAGATGCTGGATTGGGAGGCGCCGACCGGAGGCTATCTCTTGACCGCCTGTTTCGCCACGGGTCAGGCGGCCGGTGCCGGAGCTGTGGCATGGCTCAATAATCGCGGGGAAGGCTGA
- a CDS encoding NnrS family protein, giving the protein MTDQTNDRSQYQGPAFFSYGFRPFFLSAALFAGLAVPAWIVILMGVPDPELLSAVRDWHVHEMVFGFLPAVITGFLLTAIPNWTDRTPIRGSELLSLWALWLAGRVVMAVPFLSPLLSSIIDGAFLVVVAGLAWREIIAGKSWPQAPIGALVSLYACANVLFHIWTLSSAETDPAERMGLALVLILLSLIGGRVTPNFTRDFLAEQGRAEQPAPFSRFDGLSVVLVGIAALFWIVQPQALVTGWLWVAAGLLNLVRLLRWYGWLTWREPLVLTLHVGFAWVVLALLVMGGAILGVGLPITDAIHALTTGAVGAMTLAVMTRASLGHTGRPKHAGPLTACIYLLVNIGALLRVFGPSLDSSHFVLGLAAMSWSSAYLLFALIYGPFLLRPSLDD; this is encoded by the coding sequence ATGACTGACCAGACGAACGACCGATCACAGTATCAAGGGCCCGCGTTCTTTTCGTACGGATTCAGACCGTTCTTTCTGAGTGCGGCGCTGTTTGCCGGACTGGCGGTCCCGGCTTGGATCGTCATTCTTATGGGAGTTCCTGATCCGGAGCTCCTCTCTGCTGTGCGGGACTGGCACGTGCATGAGATGGTCTTTGGTTTTCTGCCTGCGGTGATCACAGGCTTCTTGCTCACGGCCATTCCCAACTGGACCGACCGTACGCCGATCAGAGGGAGCGAACTGTTGTCGTTGTGGGCCTTGTGGTTGGCCGGACGGGTGGTGATGGCCGTTCCGTTTCTTTCGCCGCTGTTGTCCTCAATCATTGATGGGGCGTTCCTGGTCGTCGTGGCGGGGCTGGCCTGGCGAGAGATCATCGCAGGGAAGAGTTGGCCTCAAGCACCGATCGGAGCGCTCGTCAGCCTCTATGCTTGCGCCAACGTCTTGTTTCATATCTGGACGTTAAGCAGCGCCGAAACGGACCCTGCCGAGCGAATGGGCCTTGCACTGGTTCTGATACTGCTATCGCTCATCGGTGGGCGCGTCACCCCCAATTTCACTCGAGACTTTCTTGCCGAGCAGGGTAGGGCCGAACAACCGGCGCCCTTCTCGCGTTTTGATGGACTGTCGGTTGTGCTCGTAGGGATTGCTGCTCTGTTCTGGATTGTTCAGCCGCAAGCCCTGGTGACAGGCTGGTTGTGGGTGGCAGCCGGGTTGCTCAATCTGGTTCGCCTCTTGCGCTGGTACGGATGGCTGACCTGGCGTGAGCCCTTGGTGCTGACCCTACATGTGGGCTTTGCCTGGGTGGTGTTAGCGTTGTTGGTCATGGGAGGCGCCATTCTTGGTGTAGGCCTGCCCATAACAGATGCGATACATGCGCTCACGACCGGCGCCGTGGGTGCAATGACCCTGGCAGTGATGACTCGCGCCAGCCTGGGCCATACGGGACGCCCCAAGCATGCGGGGCCCCTGACGGCCTGCATCTACCTCTTGGTCAATATCGGTGCGTTGTTGCGGGTCTTCGGGCCGTCCCTCGACTCCTCCCACTTTGTGCTTGGACTCGCCGCGATGAGTTGGAGCAGCGCCTACCTGCTCTTTGCCCTCATCTATGGTCCGTTCCTTCTCCGTCCAAGCCTCGACGATTGA
- a CDS encoding DUF1566 domain-containing protein, translating into MMQPRGSRWLSGFGAVILIGGLVLSNYGEGVTPADAHSYQNPFKQILAKLNEILAKLNNSGGGGAGNHTMRWDTHNPSASRFTVLTDFGGAAVRDNNTGLVWEQSPAMLTPGPTWSDARLQCVDKNVGGTRGWRLPSVVELASLIDPSLPPPFVPGVFTGVHLAPYWSATSNAESSTTKFAINFQDGFVGLSSKSTGNYLWCVRGSIQESAY; encoded by the coding sequence ATGATGCAACCTAGAGGAAGTAGATGGTTGAGTGGGTTTGGAGCGGTGATTCTCATCGGAGGCCTTGTCCTGTCGAATTACGGCGAGGGCGTCACGCCTGCAGACGCACACAGCTATCAGAATCCCTTCAAACAAATACTGGCCAAGCTTAACGAGATCCTGGCAAAGCTCAATAATAGTGGCGGAGGTGGAGCTGGCAATCATACGATGCGGTGGGACACTCACAATCCATCAGCGTCGCGTTTTACCGTCTTGACAGACTTTGGAGGTGCAGCGGTAAGGGACAATAATACCGGACTGGTCTGGGAGCAATCACCGGCCATGCTCACGCCAGGGCCCACCTGGAGCGATGCCCGCCTCCAATGTGTCGACAAGAACGTCGGAGGTACAAGAGGGTGGCGGCTCCCCTCGGTGGTGGAGTTGGCAAGCTTGATCGACCCGTCGTTGCCGCCACCCTTCGTCCCAGGCGTATTTACAGGCGTCCATCTGGCTCCCTACTGGTCGGCGACGTCAAATGCGGAGAGCTCTACTACCAAGTTTGCCATAAACTTCCAGGATGGCTTCGTAGGTCTCAGCAGTAAATCCACGGGGAACTACCTCTGGTGTGTCCGCGGTTCGATACAAGAATCTGCATACTGA
- a CDS encoding DUF3422 family protein, translating to MIEPNTSELIRKLHERPQMPLADWLQAPAHVHYKAFRMTDPPVQRPASRAEFTSLLEAFAVSADAMVLHDTFGYGVKTATLGDRLIVIWQAHTEYYSYQIWHIPSPQAARISFGPMTFPDYRFPITPLGAEVCRLDIVLMAETLPSSETLRPLFPGPVLYGSRILDEETALVTSFTPDEYGREHYWVSVGSARATRSHLKDIVDAIVRIETYYHLLLMQKPLSSAAIDQTHKFEQVHLKQREIISEHIGHADSLTLQRWLNALTKDLLKTTRLSGKLHFELSASVPYDKIVHRTLASLDERLLPSYRPMSDYVLSGVTGVAEGYQQLLKRIDTLRSGFEGIISIIRARVDLMLQAQNLTLLVSVDKTTKSQAILQHTVEGLSVIVIAYYLSGLMGYLFKGLQEMGWLRNAHIASALFVPLAIGLAFLITTLSRKHLHKKLSGEPTAPTVEKPQA from the coding sequence ATGATTGAGCCGAATACTAGCGAGCTGATACGGAAGCTGCATGAGCGGCCACAGATGCCGTTGGCTGACTGGCTGCAAGCCCCTGCGCACGTCCATTACAAAGCCTTTCGCATGACCGACCCCCCGGTGCAGCGGCCTGCGAGTCGTGCCGAGTTCACGTCTCTCCTGGAGGCTTTTGCGGTCTCCGCGGATGCGATGGTCCTTCATGACACATTCGGGTATGGCGTGAAGACAGCGACGTTAGGCGATCGGCTCATTGTGATCTGGCAAGCGCACACCGAATACTATAGTTATCAAATCTGGCATATTCCTTCTCCCCAGGCTGCGAGGATTTCGTTCGGCCCGATGACCTTTCCCGACTATCGGTTTCCGATTACGCCGCTCGGTGCAGAAGTCTGCCGTCTGGATATCGTGCTCATGGCTGAAACGTTGCCCAGCAGCGAAACGTTGCGCCCGCTGTTTCCAGGCCCGGTTCTCTATGGCAGCCGGATTCTCGATGAGGAGACCGCGCTGGTGACCAGTTTCACGCCGGACGAATATGGGCGGGAACATTATTGGGTCAGTGTGGGATCAGCGAGGGCAACCAGATCTCACCTCAAAGATATCGTCGATGCGATTGTCAGGATCGAAACCTATTATCACTTGCTGCTCATGCAAAAGCCCTTGAGCTCGGCTGCCATCGATCAGACGCATAAGTTTGAACAGGTGCATTTGAAGCAGAGGGAAATTATCTCTGAACATATCGGCCATGCCGATTCCCTGACGCTCCAGCGCTGGCTCAATGCGCTGACGAAAGATTTGTTGAAGACCACCAGGTTGTCTGGCAAGTTGCATTTCGAATTATCCGCCTCTGTGCCCTACGATAAGATTGTCCACCGGACGTTGGCGTCGCTCGACGAACGGCTCCTTCCCTCGTACCGCCCGATGTCCGACTATGTGCTGAGTGGGGTGACCGGGGTGGCGGAGGGGTATCAGCAACTCCTGAAGCGCATCGACACCCTACGCAGCGGGTTTGAAGGCATTATTTCCATCATTCGAGCCCGCGTCGATCTCATGCTTCAAGCCCAGAATTTGACCCTCTTGGTCAGCGTCGACAAGACCACGAAGAGCCAGGCGATCCTCCAACATACGGTGGAAGGCTTGTCGGTCATTGTGATCGCCTATTATCTCAGCGGCCTGATGGGCTATCTCTTCAAGGGACTGCAAGAGATGGGGTGGCTTCGCAATGCGCATATTGCCTCAGCTTTGTTTGTGCCCCTCGCGATCGGGCTCGCCTTTTTGATCACGACGCTCAGCAGAAAGCATCTCCACAAGAAACTCTCGGGTGAACCCACAGCTCCAACAGTCGAGAAGCCACAGGCCTGA
- a CDS encoding acetyl-CoA carboxylase carboxyltransferase subunit alpha, producing the protein MRDYLEFEKPIREIEEKIEKLAAAPPGKSNSQDEIRKLRMKLAQVEHDLYNKLTPWQRTQLARHPQRPSTLDYISALFRDFLEFHGDRSFGDDRAIVGGFARFNDRSIMVIGHQKGKTLKERMQRNFGMPNPEGYRKALRLMRMAEKFGRPIVTFIDTPGAYPGIGAEERGQAEAIARNIYVMSRLSVPIVSIVIGEGGSGGALALGVSDRVLMLEHGVYSVISPEGCAAILWDDPAKIPDAASALKMTAKDLVDLHIVDEVIPEPLGGAHRDPGAITERVAKSLTNQLSQLSELSIPELLNQRDRKYRSIGAVSGLAATPQ; encoded by the coding sequence ATGCGCGACTATCTCGAGTTTGAAAAGCCGATTCGCGAGATCGAAGAAAAGATCGAAAAACTCGCGGCTGCTCCTCCCGGCAAGTCCAACTCCCAGGATGAAATCCGCAAGCTGCGGATGAAGCTGGCCCAGGTCGAACATGACCTCTACAACAAGTTGACACCCTGGCAGCGCACACAGCTCGCCCGCCATCCGCAACGGCCCAGCACCCTCGATTACATCAGTGCGCTCTTCAGAGATTTCCTTGAGTTCCATGGGGACCGCTCGTTTGGCGACGATCGCGCCATCGTCGGAGGCTTTGCCCGATTCAACGACCGGTCGATCATGGTCATCGGCCATCAAAAAGGGAAGACCCTGAAAGAACGGATGCAGCGAAACTTTGGCATGCCGAACCCGGAAGGCTATCGAAAGGCCCTGCGCCTCATGCGGATGGCCGAAAAGTTCGGGCGTCCGATCGTGACCTTTATCGACACACCAGGCGCCTACCCCGGCATTGGTGCAGAAGAACGCGGCCAGGCAGAAGCGATCGCCCGCAATATTTATGTGATGTCCAGGCTCTCCGTCCCGATCGTATCCATCGTCATCGGTGAAGGCGGCAGCGGCGGCGCACTCGCATTGGGCGTTTCAGACCGCGTCCTCATGCTGGAGCATGGTGTCTATTCCGTCATTTCACCGGAAGGCTGTGCCGCCATTCTCTGGGATGATCCGGCGAAAATTCCCGATGCGGCCTCTGCCCTGAAGATGACAGCGAAAGACCTCGTTGATCTCCACATTGTCGATGAAGTGATTCCTGAACCGCTTGGTGGCGCCCATCGCGACCCCGGTGCCATCACCGAACGAGTCGCCAAATCGCTCACGAACCAACTCTCCCAACTTTCCGAACTCTCCATCCCTGAATTATTGAATCAGCGAGATCGGAAGTACCGCTCCATCGGAGCCGTCAGCGGGCTGGCCGCCACACCCCAATAA
- a CDS encoding HEAT repeat domain-containing protein: MPLPHLAWLLSPVLIAGLWGCGPAASEHTTNQAPRASVSMWSQPQPIVRPAPLPISVALHAPPTLTLAPAPTAQEEPPQPEQLIMPVWIAQALEDPDASVRLLALDKLAQQGSQAPLEPLIVALDDEDDGVRTKAMAIIEQNWEAEQQGEPEVEK, encoded by the coding sequence GTGCCGCTTCCACATCTGGCATGGCTCCTGAGCCCGGTGCTCATCGCCGGGCTATGGGGTTGCGGGCCGGCTGCATCTGAGCACACCACGAATCAAGCGCCCCGCGCCAGCGTGAGCATGTGGTCACAGCCGCAACCGATCGTGCGACCAGCTCCATTGCCGATCTCCGTGGCTCTCCACGCGCCTCCCACGTTGACCCTCGCGCCAGCACCGACAGCGCAAGAAGAGCCGCCACAGCCTGAACAGCTGATCATGCCTGTCTGGATCGCGCAGGCACTGGAAGATCCGGACGCCTCCGTGCGACTCCTTGCTCTGGATAAGTTGGCACAGCAGGGATCCCAGGCACCTCTGGAACCGTTGATTGTCGCGCTGGACGACGAAGACGACGGCGTACGGACGAAAGCGATGGCGATCATCGAACAGAACTGGGAGGCCGAGCAGCAGGGAGAGCCCGAGGTGGAGAAGTAA